The proteins below are encoded in one region of Silene latifolia isolate original U9 population chromosome 2, ASM4854445v1, whole genome shotgun sequence:
- the LOC141643916 gene encoding uncharacterized protein LOC141643916 isoform X1: protein MMREDADNRRDDMLVDDPDFQNPNPNQGNAIADEFNANYLKVNYAKLFPYSDMFKWMSYGNDGKHPSCDQSYFSRREFSFTLDSDIYLRYQSFKSVAEFESSVKEKCPFKIDIGPVFINDPSKRHAYAQITPVERELVFDIDMTDYDDVRFCCSGADICCDCWLLMTVTIKVVDTALRDDCGFNHILWVFSGRRGVHCWVCDAKARRLTNEQRAAITAYFHVYKGNENSLKKVSLGGPALHPFLARSYTEYLKTFFEETFLCSQKLLSSEERYEKVLDLIPDKSVTSELRGKRQNSRRSSMSKEDVNVVRWGQLKQLLQYNNNNNNSIRALIPK, encoded by the exons ATGATGCGAGAAGATGCTGATAATCGACGAGATGATATGTTAGTTGATGACCCcgattttcaaaaccctaaccctaatcaAGGAAATGCAATTGCCGATGAATTTAATGCTAATTATCTCAAAGTTAACTACG CGAAGTTGTTTCCGTATTCTGATATGTTCAAATGGATGTCTTACGGAAATG ATGGAAAGCATCCTTCATGTGATCAGTCATACTTTAGTAGAAGGGAATTTTCGTTCACATTGGATAGTGATATATATCTCCGCTATCAATCATTTAAGAGTGTTGCGGAATTTGAGAGCTCAGTCAAGGAGAAATGCCCCTTCAAAATCGATATCGGCCCTGTTTTCATTAATGAT CCATCCAAGCGACACGCCTATGCACAAATTACTCCTGTGGAGAGAGAGCTCGTATTTGATATA GATATGACGGATTACGACGATGTCAGATTTTGCTGCTCTGGGGCTGACATATGTTGTGATTGTTGGCTTCTGATGACAGTTACTATTAAAGTTGTCGACACTGCTCTTAGAG ATGATTGCGGTTTCAATCACATCCTTTGGGTATTCAGTGGTCGACGTGGTGTACATTGTTGGGTTTGTGATGCAAAAGCAAGAAG GTTAACCAATGAACAAAGAGCTGCTATAACCGCTTATTTTCACGTGTATAAG GGCAATGAGAACAGTCTGAAAAAGGTGTCTTTAGGTGGTCCTGCTCTTCATCCATTTCTTGC GAGATCGTACACTGAATATTTGAAAACTTTTTTTGAGGAGACATTCCTGTGTAGCCAGAAGCTACTATCATCGGAAGAGAGATATGAGAAAGTGTTGGACCTGATTCCTGATAAGT CAGTTACTTCTGAGCTCCGAGGGAAACGGCAGAATAGTCGAAGATCTTCCATGAGTAAAGAAGATGTTAATGTGGTTCGATGGGGCCAACTAAAACAGCttctgcaatacaacaacaacaacaacaacagcatccgagccttaatcccaaaatga
- the LOC141643916 gene encoding uncharacterized protein LOC141643916 isoform X2, whose translation MMREDADNRRDDMLVDDPDFQNPNPNQGNAIADEFNANYLKVNYAKLFPYSDMFKWMSYGNDGKHPSCDQSYFSRREFSFTLDSDIYLRYQSFKSVAEFESSVKEKCPFKIDIGPVFINDPSKRHAYAQITPVERELVFDIDMTDYDDVRFCCSGADICCDCWLLMTVTIKVVDTALRDDCGFNHILWVFSGRRGVHCWVCDAKARRLTNEQRAAITAYFHVYKGNENSLKKVSLGGPALHPFLARSYTEYLKTFFEETFLCSQKLLSSEERYEKVLDLIPDKFTSELRGKRQNSRRSSMSKEDVNVVRWGQLKQLLQYNNNNNNSIRALIPK comes from the exons ATGATGCGAGAAGATGCTGATAATCGACGAGATGATATGTTAGTTGATGACCCcgattttcaaaaccctaaccctaatcaAGGAAATGCAATTGCCGATGAATTTAATGCTAATTATCTCAAAGTTAACTACG CGAAGTTGTTTCCGTATTCTGATATGTTCAAATGGATGTCTTACGGAAATG ATGGAAAGCATCCTTCATGTGATCAGTCATACTTTAGTAGAAGGGAATTTTCGTTCACATTGGATAGTGATATATATCTCCGCTATCAATCATTTAAGAGTGTTGCGGAATTTGAGAGCTCAGTCAAGGAGAAATGCCCCTTCAAAATCGATATCGGCCCTGTTTTCATTAATGAT CCATCCAAGCGACACGCCTATGCACAAATTACTCCTGTGGAGAGAGAGCTCGTATTTGATATA GATATGACGGATTACGACGATGTCAGATTTTGCTGCTCTGGGGCTGACATATGTTGTGATTGTTGGCTTCTGATGACAGTTACTATTAAAGTTGTCGACACTGCTCTTAGAG ATGATTGCGGTTTCAATCACATCCTTTGGGTATTCAGTGGTCGACGTGGTGTACATTGTTGGGTTTGTGATGCAAAAGCAAGAAG GTTAACCAATGAACAAAGAGCTGCTATAACCGCTTATTTTCACGTGTATAAG GGCAATGAGAACAGTCTGAAAAAGGTGTCTTTAGGTGGTCCTGCTCTTCATCCATTTCTTGC GAGATCGTACACTGAATATTTGAAAACTTTTTTTGAGGAGACATTCCTGTGTAGCCAGAAGCTACTATCATCGGAAGAGAGATATGAGAAAGTGTTGGACCTGATTCCTGATAAGT TTACTTCTGAGCTCCGAGGGAAACGGCAGAATAGTCGAAGATCTTCCATGAGTAAAGAAGATGTTAATGTGGTTCGATGGGGCCAACTAAAACAGCttctgcaatacaacaacaacaacaacaacagcatccgagccttaatcccaaaatga
- the LOC141643916 gene encoding uncharacterized protein LOC141643916 isoform X3: MMREDADNRRDDMLVDDPDFQNPNPNQGNAIADEFNANYLKVNYAKLFPYSDMFKWMSYGNDGKHPSCDQSYFSRREFSFTLDSDIYLRYQSFKSVAEFESSVKEKCPFKIDIGPVFINDPSKRHAYAQITPVERELVFDIDMTDYDDVRFCCSGADICCDCWLLMTVTIKVVDTALRDDCGFNHILWVFSGRRGVHCWVCDAKARRLTNEQRAAITAYFHVYKGNENSLKKVSLGGPALHPFLARSYTEYLKTFFEETFLCSQKLLSSEERYEKVLDLIPDKSL, translated from the exons ATGATGCGAGAAGATGCTGATAATCGACGAGATGATATGTTAGTTGATGACCCcgattttcaaaaccctaaccctaatcaAGGAAATGCAATTGCCGATGAATTTAATGCTAATTATCTCAAAGTTAACTACG CGAAGTTGTTTCCGTATTCTGATATGTTCAAATGGATGTCTTACGGAAATG ATGGAAAGCATCCTTCATGTGATCAGTCATACTTTAGTAGAAGGGAATTTTCGTTCACATTGGATAGTGATATATATCTCCGCTATCAATCATTTAAGAGTGTTGCGGAATTTGAGAGCTCAGTCAAGGAGAAATGCCCCTTCAAAATCGATATCGGCCCTGTTTTCATTAATGAT CCATCCAAGCGACACGCCTATGCACAAATTACTCCTGTGGAGAGAGAGCTCGTATTTGATATA GATATGACGGATTACGACGATGTCAGATTTTGCTGCTCTGGGGCTGACATATGTTGTGATTGTTGGCTTCTGATGACAGTTACTATTAAAGTTGTCGACACTGCTCTTAGAG ATGATTGCGGTTTCAATCACATCCTTTGGGTATTCAGTGGTCGACGTGGTGTACATTGTTGGGTTTGTGATGCAAAAGCAAGAAG GTTAACCAATGAACAAAGAGCTGCTATAACCGCTTATTTTCACGTGTATAAG GGCAATGAGAACAGTCTGAAAAAGGTGTCTTTAGGTGGTCCTGCTCTTCATCCATTTCTTGC GAGATCGTACACTGAATATTTGAAAACTTTTTTTGAGGAGACATTCCTGTGTAGCCAGAAGCTACTATCATCGGAAGAGAGATATGAGAAAGTGTTGGACCTGATTCCTGATAAGT CCTTGTAG